CTGGGCCGAGGCACTGTTGGTGCCCATGCTCCCACCTGCCCGCACGTAAAAACTCACCCGTTCTGTTCGCTCTCAGCCCTGACGGATTTCAGGAGCCTCGGCGATGCCCAAGGGCATTTGTGCTGCCTCCCAGTGCGGGTGCAGCCCGAGGGGGCTCTGCCCCACGCCGTGGCACTCACGGGTGTCCGCGGGGGGACAAGGGACCATCCCGCCGGCACTGGGGACTGCCCCTCCGGCACTGGGGACTGCCCCGCCCGGGGAGATGCTGCAGGCGGGACGGGGGGAGGCAAGAGCTACAGGGTCCCGCGGGGAAACGGGGAATGGGGCTGGTCAGAACGGGgagtggggctggcacagaaGGACATGGAGCGGGAGCGGGCTGGCCGCGCCTGGTTTGGCAGCGCTGCGGAGGGCtttgctctgcagtgcctgggagtGATGGAGCAGAGCCGGGCTTGCCGTGACAGcgctgctcctctctgccagaTGCTCTGGGGAAGGCTGGATATTCAGGCCAACGGGACGATCCGGCTGCGGGATGAAGAGCTGGCCTCCCTGCGCCCCGCACGGCGGATCCTGCGGGTTTTTGAGCAGGAAGTTCCCAAAACACCGGCAGAGATTGAGCAGCATCTGAGATATTATTCACTGAGCGACACTCCCCTGTCCCCGGCAGAATTCGACCGTCTACTTTTCACCAGTGTTTACAGTGCCTATCAGGTTCGCTCCGTGCAGGGTGTGGATAAAAACCCCTGGATTGGCTTTTTCTCTCAGCTGGTCGATGAAATCTTTCGTGACCTGTGCAAggggctctgccctgcaaaTACCactctcctccaggctgcctgGCCTTGGAAGGAGAAGCCTTCACATTTAGCATCCCTGAAGTATTTCTATCGCTCTAACCTGGCCAGGACCAAGAGAGACACCTAATGAGGGGTTCCACCACAGGAAAGAGCACACCTGGCTTCAGCTGCTTCCTTGGCTTTTTTCAATGCCTTCCACAGTGTGCAGGACTTTGTGTAAATACGCCACACCTTTTTGTCCTGCTTTCTGCACTGTGCTGGCAACCCTCTCAGGATTTATGcacaagcttttatttttaaatgagaaaaggaCAAAACTGTAAAGtgcatttctccttttccctatTCTTTTGCTAagcaggctgtgctgaaggGGGCAGTGCTATTTAGATGTCTTCTTTATCTTGATCACTGATGCTTAGGAGAGATGGCTTGGAAGTATTTTTCCAGGATATTATGCTGGTGTCATAGCTGACTTCATTTCAGATAATTCAGTTCACTTTCCTTATATTCTCCCTGTGGTTTCAGACAAATACAAgaccttttcttttctccagtaGCAGCTAAGcaggttttgttgtgttttcatTATATAGGTcacatatttaatttcattttcatcctCATGTGGCATCACATTTTATGCGTCAACAGCAATTTCCCATCTCAGgtattcactttttaaaaaaagcaacatgAAAATGTATGTATTCCATGAAGCTTTCCAGTATTTGCATATCA
This region of Catharus ustulatus isolate bCatUst1 chromosome 6, bCatUst1.pri.v2, whole genome shotgun sequence genomic DNA includes:
- the FAM180B gene encoding protein FAM180B, which translates into the protein MERERAGRAWFGSAAEGFALQCLGVMEQSRACRDSAAPLCQMLWGRLDIQANGTIRLRDEELASLRPARRILRVFEQEVPKTPAEIEQHLRYYSLSDTPLSPAEFDRLLFTSVYSAYQVRSVQGVDKNPWIGFFSQLVDEIFRDLCKGLCPANTTLLQAAWPWKEKPSHLASLKYFYRSNLARTKRDT